A region from the Aegilops tauschii subsp. strangulata cultivar AL8/78 chromosome 5, Aet v6.0, whole genome shotgun sequence genome encodes:
- the LOC109751131 gene encoding uncharacterized protein isoform X1, with protein MASSFFSQCHYCQCNLSFGANYFEKLGIPRHLIRLISWGIQRLQELLNYTTLSEEFLVSFVVPIYWPDTALMLYGFELRQWKIAYSFSDALSDSARVQWKMAWSLCYACSVIGNGNISRRSIYDYGTKLRKGKDCLLLINDLSLSAGILFALEYAEFQAALIANCVVIRSLGVATTNGFLHVPAADCDALFNSEEKLYQCIIQMLQLQWDPGDCFVSVWRHENLASTHDVCPGLGITTLQVTWDPGGSAQYQFVDQAEDWVLDVLRVPWDPDGTLQHRLEGKSNLMGEGLLATWASLGLRHYPAHEGDALHIQGKASTSNLAWTGTDRRLRPRLSLSLG; from the exons ATGGCCAGTTCATTTTTCAGTCAGTGCCACTACTGTCAATG CAACTTGTCTTTCGGTGCTAACTACTTTGAGAAGCTTGGAATTCCAAGACACTTAATTAGATTAATATCTTGGGGCATCCAACGACTGCAAGAATTGTTGAACTACACTACATTATCTGAGGAATTCCTTGTCAGTTTTGTTGTGCCCATCTACTGGCCTGATACCGCTCTTATGCTATATGGGTTTGAGCTGCGGCAATGGAAGATTGCTTACTCTTTTAGTGATGCATTATCAGATTCAGCACGCGTTCAGTGGAAAATGGCTTGGTCACTCTGCTATGCATGTTCTGTTATTGGCAATGGCAACATCTCGAGGCGAAGCATATATGATTATGGAACAAAATTGAGAAAAGGCAAAGATTGTTTGCTGCTCATTAATGATCTATCCCTGTCGGCTGGGATATTGTTTGCACTGGAGTATGCTGAATTTCAAGCAGCCTTGATAGCTAATTGTGTTGTTATCAGATCGCTCGGTGTTGCCACAACCAATGGGTTCTTACATGTTCCTGCAGCTGATTGTGATGCCCTGTTCAATTCCGAGGAGAAGCTGTATCAGTGCATCATCCAAATGCTACAGCTGCAATGGGACCCAGGTGATTGCTTTGTTTCAGTTTGGCGACATGAAAATCTTGCAAGCACACATGATGTCTGCCCCGGGCTTGGTATTACCACTCTTCAAGTGACATGGGATCCCGGAGGTTCGGCACAATATCAGTTTGTGGACCAGGCTGAAGACTGGGTTCTAGATGTTTTGCGAGTTCCATGGGATCCCGACGGCACTTTACAACATCGACTTGAGGGCAAGTCGAATCTTATGGGGGAGGGATTGTTAGCGACCTGGGCCTCGCTGGGCCTCAGGCACTACCCAGCCCACGAAGGAGATGCACTACATATACAGGGGAAGGCCTCCACGAGCAACTTGGCTTGGACCGGAACGGATCGGCGGCTTCGGCCGAGACTCTCTCTCTCGCTAGGATAG
- the LOC109751131 gene encoding uncharacterized protein isoform X2, which translates to MDSRRRAELLATLSPEGLATYEVLKAQLARDLDRNFAASKARREKSVETAFADLHTKLDRTIDDLRWKVRGDDGRRSAPTAVALASSTMRSAAFPPVPRGSGATVADISTPATISAPSAHTATSTCAPMLAALDSTSPRVLAVTATPPMAPAASIDLNLKRDIDHLVGGSTTPTSNPSAVITAATATHLRSTSSTANWVAASVGAATASIPPTMCSTECPGEENSETRTTPTSTIAPPASSTSAIPATCEVSIEVNSMALMNITSSSPILTKVTTTQALSPTKCSTEGLNGESSVACLKYLVSSHHQL; encoded by the coding sequence ATGGACTCACGGCGGCGCGCGGAGCTCCTGGCGACCCTCTCGCCGGAGGGTTTGGCGACGTATGAGGTTCTGAAGGCTCAGCTCGCTCGTGATCTGGACCGAaacttcgccgcctccaaggcGAGGCGAGAGAAGTCCGTGGAGACGGCGTTCGCCGACCTCCACACCAAGCTGGACCGGACTATCGACGACCTCCGCTGGAAGGTGCGCGGCGATGACGGCCGTAGGAGTGCCCCTACAGCAGTGGCGTTGGCTTCATCGACGATGAGGTCGGCCGCGTTTCCGCCTGTCCCGCGCGGCAGCGGCGCAACGGTCGCGGACATCTCCACACCAGCCACGATCTCCGCTCCATCGGCGCACACGGCAACATCTACGTGCGCCCCCATGTTGGCGGCGTTGGACTCTACTTCGCCCCGAGTCCTGGCTGTGACCGCAACCCCCCCGATGGCACCTGCTGCAAGCATTGACCTTAACCTCAAGCGCGACATCGACCACCTCGTCGGCGGCTCCACGACACCAACATCGAATCCTTCGGCTGTCATCACTGCGGCGACCGCGACACATCTGCGCAGCACCTCGTCCACGGCCAATTGGGTCGCGGCCTCCGTGGGCGCAGCGACGGCGTCGATCCCGCCCACCATGTGCTCGACCGAGTGCCCTGGTGAAGAAAACAGTGAAACAAGGACCACGCCCACTTCTACAATAGCGCCACCGGCATCCTCGACCAGTGCTATTCCTGCTACGTGTGAGGTGAGCATAGAGGTCAATTCCATGGCTCTGATGAATATAACCAGTTCGTCTCCAATCCTCACAAAGGTCACAACCACCCAAGCATTGTCGCctaccaagtgttcgacagaaggcCTGAACGGCGAGAGCAGTGTGGCTTGTCTCAAGTATTTAGTCAGTTCACATCACCAGTTGTAG